From the Nitrospinota bacterium genome, one window contains:
- the infB gene encoding translation initiation factor IF-2: MAKIRINKLALELNIQNDQIIDALHKKDIPVKNYMSSIDEETANYVRELYNPQAATANTAKVKAKTKITIKTAAKKAAAPKAKIKTITKAVAVAKKPEPVIAKKTAVKAAVEAQDTLAEKEPAVKEKKDKVKLTEILTPEILKARLDAKKVELAKAPKKTGLKIVKMEEKAREPEKKAQPAPKPVKEKTKSKERKAPPKKGRATPDEVTAPLPPKKIEGEAETFETVQITPNIHIRDLADKLKCAPNDIIMELMGLGIMTTINQSLDFDVASKVADKRGYEVEAIAPKSEAGFEEEEEDLAADRIHRGPIVTIMGHVDHGKTSLLDAIRKTNLTQQEAGGITQHIGAYQARIKNSPITFLDTPGHEAFTAMRARGAQVTDIVVLVVAADDGIKPQTKEAIDHANAAGVPILVAINKIDKPDAKPEEVKKQLADLGLLPEDWGGQTIFTEVSALAKTGIDHLLEMILLQAEIMDLKANPKIKARAVVIESKLDKGRGPVATLIVQKGTLKIGDPFIVGCYFGKVRALINDKGQKISKAPPSTPVEVVGLPEVPQPGDQFMVVQDEKKARQLSSLKQQHQRESILAQSSRITMDDLHQQIIEGKIKELNLIIKADVQGSIPAVKEAFSKLEGDEVRIKIIHDAVGGITESDVLLSSASNAIIIGFNVRPTDKAAQLAAKNNVDIRLYSIIYDAIDDMKKAMDGLLEPKFKEIITGRAEVRQVFTVPKIGSIAGCQVVSGKMERNLDARLIRDSVVVYTGKISSLRRFKEDVKEVPSGYECGLCFDKFQDMKQGDIVEPFTLEEITV; this comes from the coding sequence TTGGCAAAAATTCGCATAAATAAATTAGCATTGGAACTCAATATTCAAAACGACCAGATTATTGATGCCTTGCATAAAAAAGATATTCCGGTCAAAAATTATATGAGCTCCATTGATGAGGAGACGGCGAATTATGTCCGCGAGTTGTACAACCCCCAAGCTGCCACAGCCAACACTGCAAAGGTCAAGGCAAAAACTAAGATCACTATAAAAACCGCCGCGAAAAAAGCAGCCGCCCCGAAGGCTAAAATAAAAACCATAACGAAAGCAGTGGCTGTCGCTAAAAAACCCGAACCTGTAATAGCTAAAAAGACTGCTGTCAAAGCGGCTGTCGAGGCACAAGACACTTTAGCGGAAAAAGAACCTGCTGTAAAAGAAAAGAAGGACAAAGTAAAGCTTACTGAAATTCTCACCCCGGAAATACTCAAAGCCAGGCTTGATGCCAAAAAAGTTGAGTTAGCAAAAGCGCCGAAAAAAACTGGCTTAAAAATCGTTAAGATGGAAGAAAAAGCCAGGGAACCTGAAAAAAAGGCACAACCGGCACCCAAACCCGTTAAGGAAAAAACAAAATCCAAAGAACGAAAAGCCCCTCCAAAAAAAGGGAGAGCCACTCCTGACGAAGTCACCGCACCCCTTCCGCCTAAAAAAATTGAAGGCGAAGCGGAAACCTTTGAGACCGTCCAAATCACACCCAATATCCACATCAGGGACCTGGCTGACAAACTGAAATGCGCCCCAAATGATATCATCATGGAATTGATGGGCCTCGGAATCATGACCACCATCAATCAAAGTCTCGATTTTGATGTTGCCAGTAAAGTTGCGGATAAAAGGGGGTATGAAGTCGAGGCAATCGCTCCCAAGTCGGAAGCCGGTTTTGAAGAGGAAGAGGAAGACCTGGCAGCAGATCGCATTCACAGGGGACCCATCGTGACCATCATGGGTCATGTGGATCACGGCAAAACGTCTCTTTTGGATGCCATTCGGAAAACAAATCTTACTCAACAGGAAGCAGGCGGCATCACCCAGCACATAGGCGCCTATCAGGCAAGAATCAAAAACTCACCCATCACATTTCTCGACACTCCCGGCCATGAAGCCTTCACGGCCATGCGCGCCCGTGGGGCGCAGGTGACGGATATCGTCGTTCTGGTGGTAGCCGCAGACGACGGCATCAAACCACAAACCAAAGAAGCCATCGACCATGCCAACGCGGCGGGAGTTCCTATTTTGGTGGCGATCAACAAGATCGACAAACCCGACGCCAAGCCGGAAGAAGTGAAAAAACAACTCGCGGACCTGGGACTTTTGCCCGAGGACTGGGGTGGACAAACAATTTTTACCGAAGTCTCCGCCTTGGCAAAAACCGGAATAGACCACCTTCTGGAAATGATTCTTTTGCAGGCCGAAATCATGGATCTGAAGGCCAACCCGAAAATAAAAGCCCGGGCCGTGGTTATTGAGTCAAAGCTGGATAAAGGGCGAGGCCCTGTGGCGACGCTGATCGTGCAAAAGGGAACACTGAAAATCGGCGACCCGTTTATCGTTGGATGTTATTTTGGTAAAGTTCGAGCCTTAATAAATGACAAAGGTCAGAAAATTAGTAAAGCTCCGCCCTCCACACCTGTCGAGGTGGTCGGGCTTCCCGAGGTTCCTCAACCCGGTGACCAGTTCATGGTGGTGCAGGATGAAAAGAAAGCCCGGCAACTCAGTAGTTTAAAACAGCAACATCAAAGAGAATCGATACTGGCCCAATCCTCCCGCATTACCATGGACGACCTGCATCAACAGATCATCGAAGGAAAAATTAAAGAGCTCAATCTGATCATCAAGGCCGATGTGCAGGGGTCTATCCCAGCGGTTAAAGAGGCCTTCTCAAAACTCGAAGGCGATGAAGTCAGAATCAAAATCATTCATGATGCTGTGGGAGGAATCACCGAGTCGGATGTGTTGCTCTCCAGCGCTTCCAATGCCATCATCATCGGGTTCAATGTGCGCCCCACCGATAAAGCGGCGCAGCTTGCGGCCAAAAACAATGTCGATATCCGGTTGTACAGCATTATTTATGACGCGATCGATGATATGAAAAAAGCCATGGACGGCCTTCTTGAGCCCAAGTTCAAGGAAATTATCACTGGCCGGGCGGAAGTCCGCCAGGTATTCACCGTTCCCAAAATTGGCTCGATCGCTGGTTGTCAGGTGGTTTCCGGGAAAATGGAGCGTAACCTGGATGCCCGGCTCATCCGCGACAGCGTGGTTGTTTACACGGGGAAAATCTCCTCCCTTAGAAGGTTTAAGGAAGATGTCAAGGAAGTCCCCTCCGGATACGAATGTGGATTGTGCTTCGATAAATTTCAGGATATGAAACAAGGGGATATCGTTGAACCTTTCACCTTGGAAGAGATAACTGTTTAG
- a CDS encoding DUF503 domain-containing protein, producing the protein MLVGCCSLKFFLHGNNSLKEKRRITKSIKDRVKNKFNISIAEIGDQDVWQNLHLGIVAVGSDFKYLDGLMNKVVESIDNMHLAEMTDCQIKTVQLGPLDPK; encoded by the coding sequence ATGTTAGTCGGCTGTTGTTCGCTAAAATTTTTTCTACATGGAAACAATTCCTTAAAAGAGAAGCGGCGGATCACGAAGTCGATCAAGGACCGGGTCAAAAACAAGTTTAATATTTCCATCGCCGAAATTGGAGATCAGGATGTCTGGCAGAACCTGCATCTTGGAATTGTGGCGGTGGGGTCGGATTTCAAATACCTGGATGGTTTGATGAACAAGGTAGTGGAGTCAATAGATAACATGCATTTGGCGGAGATGACCGATTGTCAGATCAAGACGGTTCAACTCGGTCCTCTGGACCCCAAATGA
- the rbfA gene encoding 30S ribosome-binding factor RbfA: MRFKRSQRIQELLLEEISKMIQHGLKDPRIGFATITQVDVTDNLKHANVYVSVMGTDQEKQDTLDAFTSAKGYIRRTLGKNLYLRYIPQLDFIRDETQANVDKISKLLRDLHLE, from the coding sequence ATGCGGTTCAAACGCTCCCAAAGAATCCAGGAACTCCTACTGGAAGAGATTTCCAAGATGATTCAACATGGGTTAAAAGACCCCAGAATCGGGTTTGCCACCATCACCCAGGTGGATGTCACTGACAATCTCAAGCATGCGAATGTTTATGTCAGCGTAATGGGTACGGATCAGGAAAAGCAAGACACTCTGGATGCATTCACAAGTGCCAAGGGGTATATTCGCAGGACTCTGGGCAAGAACCTTTATTTGAGATACATCCCGCAACTGGACTTCATACGCGATGAAACCCAGGCCAATGTGGATAAAATTTCAAAGTTACTCAGGGATCTCCATCTTGAATGA